The stretch of DNA GGGATGGCGCTTTTTGCGGATGTTTCTCCCGCATCGCTTGAGAAAATTGGCTTGTCTATGGACCGGGCCGAAGAGCTGCTTGAGTGGGGTGTTACCGGGCTGCGCGTAGATTACGGTATGGCCGGAAAGACGATTGCGGATCTTTCTAAAAGGATGAACATAGTACTCAATGCCAGTACGCTGACCCGGCGTGAATACGAAGACATTCTTTCGGCTGGAGCGGATATCAGCCGCATCGAAGCGTGGCATAATTTTTATCCGCGTTCGGAAACAGGACTTGGAGAAGCCTACATAGAAGAAAAAAATAAATGGCTCCTTTCGCTCGGTTTGAGTACCATGGCGTTTGTTCCGGGGGACCGCCATAAGCGGGGCCCGCTGTTTCAGGGACTGCCTACATTAGAGAAGCACCGGAACCGGGCGCCTTTTGGGGCGGCGCTTGAGCTGATCCGTCAGCTGCATACGCAAAAAGTATTGATTGGTGATCCGGACTTGTCAGATGAAGCCTTCCGGCAGTTTAAGTGCTTCGAGGAGGACGAATGTATTCCGCTGCGGGCAAAACCATTTGCGGATGTCACTCTTTATGCGGACGTTCAAACGAACCGACCGGACCCGGCAAGAGATTGTATTCGTTCCGTTGAATCAAGGGGATTTGCCCAAACCGGCGACAAAACAGTAGAGCCTTTTCAAACGGTTGAGCGGCCGAAAGGAACGATTACCGTCGACAACAAACGGTATTTACGCTATGCCGGGGAAATGCAAATTACGCTGAATGACCTGCCGGCCGATGAAAAAGTAAACGTGATTGGCAGAATCGTGGCGGAAGACCTGCCGCTGCTTTCGTTTGTAGGGCCGGGCGGGCGCTTTATCATTCACTGGGAATAATAATCGGCTCTTGCCCCGCCATCGATGATTTTTTTTTTGCGTTCTGGGGAAAAGAAAAGGGAGGTGATGGATATGAATATTAATGTAAAGCCGGCCGCTGTAGCAGAACTGAAAAAGTATGAGTTTGGAGAAAACGAAGGAGTCCGGATTGAATCGATTTTTATCGGCAGCTGTTCGATTGCATCCGAATATCATCTACGAATCGATCGTAAAAAAGAAGGCGATGATTTGTTTACCGTCTCAGGCATTCCGTTTCTTGTTTCAAAAGAAAGCCAGGAAAATCTCCATGACCATATTGCACTCGACTTTAACCCGGCGATGGGTTACAAGCTGACATCAGCCGAAGAAACCTACCGTTACAATTTAAAATTAGAGCGGGCATAAGAAGCAGCAGAAGCTGCTTCTTTTTTGTTTTACATACTTTTGGAAAAGAAAGATTTATTTTAATGAAAATTCAATATATAATGAAAATATATGATGTTACAAAAAGTTACATAAGAGATGGCAGGAAATTAAAATCTATTTCTTGGAAAGAAGGGGCTTTCGTGAAACTGACGGCACGCGAGCAGGAAAAGTTAATGATTGTTGTGGCAGCTGATTTGGCACGCCGCCGCAAAGACAGAGGGTTAAAGCTGAATTATCCGGAATCGATTGCGCTTATTACGTATGAAGTAATGGAAGGGGCACGCGATGGAAAATCCG from Domibacillus sp. DTU_2020_1001157_1_SI_ALB_TIR_016 encodes:
- a CDS encoding DUF871 domain-containing protein, yielding MFGISVYLNEDIGEKQEQYVKKAKQHGFQWVFTSLHIPEDDASQLHGRFRQLARLARETGMALFADVSPASLEKIGLSMDRAEELLEWGVTGLRVDYGMAGKTIADLSKRMNIVLNASTLTRREYEDILSAGADISRIEAWHNFYPRSETGLGEAYIEEKNKWLLSLGLSTMAFVPGDRHKRGPLFQGLPTLEKHRNRAPFGAALELIRQLHTQKVLIGDPDLSDEAFRQFKCFEEDECIPLRAKPFADVTLYADVQTNRPDPARDCIRSVESRGFAQTGDKTVEPFQTVERPKGTITVDNKRYLRYAGEMQITLNDLPADEKVNVIGRIVAEDLPLLSFVGPGGRFIIHWE
- a CDS encoding iron-sulfur cluster biosynthesis family protein translates to MNINVKPAAVAELKKYEFGENEGVRIESIFIGSCSIASEYHLRIDRKKEGDDLFTVSGIPFLVSKESQENLHDHIALDFNPAMGYKLTSAEETYRYNLKLERA
- a CDS encoding urease subunit gamma; this encodes MKLTAREQEKLMIVVAADLARRRKDRGLKLNYPESIALITYEVMEGARDGKSVPELMQFGTTILSRDDVMEGVPEMIHDIQVEATFPDGTKLVTVHDPIR